The following coding sequences are from one Humulus lupulus chromosome X, drHumLupu1.1, whole genome shotgun sequence window:
- the LOC133805508 gene encoding cytosolic sulfotransferase 15-like: protein MEISNVTEKNKEEEMERDQRVDETLAKLKKVKDPVRDIYRCCYQGFWTPTSSLKSIISFQTQFEARDDDILLASCPKSGTTWLKSLVFAIVRRSIDFELYSNNSSLFSTTNVHDLIPFEVNREFTSIIENMKPRLLSTHIPYPSLPPSIKYSNCKIVYICRHPLDVFISYWHFNHKFLGDNVEPHHLEECFNMFCEGIHPFGPFWDHILGFWKESLESPHKILFLILKYEDLKRDNAYFIKKIADFLGYPFSTEEENQGVPQQIMQLCSFENLKNLDINKTGRRQIGLSNSALFRKGEVGDWVNYLTPEMAERGKKLIREKLGQSNLMFDF, encoded by the coding sequence ATGGAAATATCAAATGTTACTGAGAAGAACAAGGAGGAAGAAATGGAGAGAGATCAGAGAGTTGATGAAACTTTGGCAAAGCTTAAAAAAGTTAAAGATCCAGTACGTGATATTTATCGCTGTTGTTATCAAGGATTTTGGACTCCAACATCTTCATTGAAAAGTATAATATcttttcaaactcaatttgaggCACGAGATGATGATATTTTATTAGCTTCTTGTCCAAAATCAGGTACTACTTGGTTAAAATCTCTTGTATTTGCGATTGTGAGACGTAGTATTGATTTCGAACTATACTCGAATAATAGCAGCCTTTTTTCTACTACTAATGTACATGATCTTATACCTTTTGAGGTAAACAGAGAATTCACATCAATTATCGAAAACATGAAGCCAAGACTTTTGAGTACCCACATTCCTTACCCCTCGTTACCACCCTCCATCAAGTACTCTAATTGTAAAATTGTATACATTTGTAGGCATCCTTTGGATGTATTTATTTCTTATTGGCACTTTAATCATAAATTTTTGGGGGATAATGTGGAACCACATCATTTAGAAGAGTGCTTCAATATGTTTTGTGAAGGAATACATCCATTTGGACCATTTTGGGACCATATTTTGGGATTTTGGAAAGAAAGCTTAGAGAGTCCTCACAAAATATTGTTTTTGATTTTGAAATATGAAGACCTTAAAAGAGACAATGCATATTTTATCAAAAAGATCGCAGACTTTTTGGGATATCCATTTTCAACTGAGGAAGAAAATCAAGGAGTTCCACAACAAATAATGCAGTTATGTAgctttgaaaatttgaaaaatttGGATATAAATAAGACTGGTAGACGTCAAATTGGGTTATCCAATAGTGCATTATTTAGGAAGGGTGAAGTTGGAGATTGGGTGAACTATTTAACACCCGAAATGGCAGAGCGTGGAAAGAAGCTCATCCGAGAAAAGCTTGGACAATCTAATTTAATGTTTGATTTCTAG
- the LOC133805509 gene encoding uncharacterized protein LOC133805509, whose translation MLGYLKEKIHKRIEGWEDKLLSRAGKEILIKSVAQPLSSYAMNVFLLPLELCHDIEVMMNRFCWANSSKKRKEIHWMCWDRLTKPKTVGGKGFCSLRDFNLALLSKQGWRFLSNPDSLASRIFKARYFPNNSFLEAGLGKSVSSLLISGVKAWDVDILTDLFNDRDRELITNIPLSVNVEQDTWHWSKEVSRLFTVQSAYNLLKYLHGQWYTDNNSGFWRKLWQLKIPPEVRNFIWRAVARCLPTRVDLRLKHVDVDIECPKARNDLIWKHTKPLVDQVLTMSKSCLHQSSQLARWGAECKERWTKPNDGIVKINVDVSVHEAHNIFGFSCMARDSNGHVIEALVGGEVKLLQFWVKL comes from the exons ATGCTGGGTTATTTAAAGGAGAAAATTCATAAGAGAATAGAAGGGTGGGAAGACAAATTATTGTCTCGGGCGGGTAAGGAAATTCTTATAAAATCAGTGGCTCAACCTTTGTCGTCCTATGCTATGAATGTTTTCCTTCTGCCTTTAGAGCTTTGCCATGACATTGAGGTCATGATGAATAGGTTTTGCTGGGCTAACTCGTCTAAGAAGAGGAAAGAAATTCATTGGATGTGTTGGGATAGGCTTACTAAGCCAAAAACAGTTGGTGGAAAGGGTTTTTGTAGTCTCCGCGATTTCAATCTTGCCCTCCTTAGTAAGCAAGGCTGGAGGTTTCTTAGTAATCCTGACAGTTTGGCGAGTAGGATCTTTAAGGCCCGTTACTTTCCTAACAACTCTTTTTTGGAGGCCGGATTGG GTAAATCAGTCTCTAGTTTATTGATTTCTGGTGTGAAGGCTTGGGATGTGGATATCCTTACTGACTTGTTTAATGATAGGGATAGAGAGCTGATTACTAATATCCCTTTAAGTGTGAACGTTGAGCAGGATACTTGGCATTGGTCCAAAGAAGTTTCGAGATTGTTTACAGTCCAGAGTGCTTATAATCTTCTGAAATATTTGCATGGTCAGTGGTACACAGATAATAATTCTGGGTTCTGGCGCAAGTTATGGCAGCTCAAGATACCACCTGAGGTTCGGAATTTCATTTGGCGAGCTGTTGCTAGGTGCCTCCCCACGCGTGTTGACTTACGCTTGAAACATGTTGATGTGGACATTGAGTGTCCT AAAGCCAGGAATGACTTGATTTGGAAGCATACAAAGCCTTTGGTTGACCAAGTATTAACTATGAGCAAGTCTTGTCTTCATCAATCTTCTCAGCTTGCTCGGTGGGGAGCGGAGTGTAAGGAGCGCTGGACTAAACCTAACGATGGAATAGTGAAGATCAATGTTGATGTTTCTGTACATGAAGCTCATAACATATTCGGTTTCAGTTGTATGGCTAGAGATAGTAATGGTCATGTCATTGAAGCTCTGGTCGGAGGAGAGGTAAAGTTGCTTCAGTTTTGGGTGAAGCTTTGA